The bacterium sequence TGCTCTGTGTCCAGTACAGACCGGTCACGTCGTCCTGAATCACTTCACCCGCGGATATCACCGTGTAGCTGGGCTGATTGCCGCTGTTCTGCGCATCCTGCCCGTAGAACGCTTCGCTCGAGGTCGCCGGTGCAGAGATCACATTGCCCAGATCGTCGTAATAGGTCGTCTGCCCGGTATCGACGATCGCAAAAGTCTGTGCCTCGGCAGAGGACGAAACGAAAATCAACGACAACAGAACGAGCCAGAGTAGTCCAGCGCGTTGCGCAGGTAGCATGGGTATCTCCAAGAGTTTCAACGCTCTCCCGTCGAAACGGGCCTTCCAAGAGCAAGCGCTAGTCGCTCGCATTATCTCAGCTGGTCGCGCGCCAATCAATCACCGGTTGGCGTGGCGGATAGAGCGTCTGGAAACGACTGCGACGGGTTCCGGGCTCCGTTCTCAGTCCCGCTGGAGCACGTGCACGACGCAGACGGCGCCGATGCCGACCATGTGTGCCAGGCCAGTGCGCGCTTCGGGCTGTTGCCGCGGCCCTGCTTCGCCGCGCAACTGGCGCGTCAGTTCGCAGATCTGACCGGCCCCCGTCGGTCCAATCGGGTGGCCCATGCTGAGCAGTCCGCCTGATGCACTCACGGCGCAGCGGCCGCCGATTGCGGTATCGCCGTTCGCGAGCATGGCCGCGCCCTCGCCCTCGCCACACAGTCCCATCGCTTCGACGTAAAGCAGTTCCTCGACGGCGAAGGCGTCGTGGCACTCGATCAGGTCCAGGTCCTGTGGACCGACTCCCGCCTGCTCGTACGCGAGTGAGGTGGTTTCGCTCGTGAGTTCGGCATCGAAGTTCTTGGCACCGGGATACACGCTCTCGGTGCGTGTGACCGACGCCAACACACGCGGTGCGCGCGACGCCGCGAGGCCCAGGCGGCGGATCGCGTCGTCTGAGGCCACGATCACCGCCGCTGCTCCTTCTCCGATCGGGCAACACTGCAATCGCGTCAGTGTTCCCGAGATCTGCGGCGGAGCCAGCACTTCTTCGAGGCTGCGTACCTTCTGGCGTTGCGCGTAGGGATTGGCCGCACCGTTGCGACTGTTCTTGACGGCCACCTGCGCGACCTGTTCGGGTCGAACGCCGTAACGGTGCATGTACTCGTTGCTGAGCAACGCGAAATGCGTGAACGGAGCGACGCGTGCGCCGACCAGATCGCGGATGCCCGCCTTGGCACCCGCAATGGCCATGGGTCCCGGCTTGTCCACACCCATGGCGAGCGCGACATCGGAGATCCCGCTGGCGACTTCGAGGCAGGCCTGGGCAAAGGCCGTCGAACCAGATGCCGAGGCATTCTCGACTTGCGCCATGGGAATACCCGTTGCGCCCAGGTGTCGCAGCATGGGGCGCGTAGGAGCCATTCCGAGCATGGCCGTTCCGTTGTAGACCGACTCGACGTCGCGCCACTGGAGTCCCGCGTCGGCGAGCGCTTCGCGCACTGCGGTCAAGCCGAGCGTCACGTAGGGCGTATCGCCGGCGCGCTGGTAGCGGTGCAGGCCGATGCCGACCACGCGCACGGGGCGCAATTCGCGTAGCGTCCGGGCCATCAGGCTTCCCCCCGCACGCGCGAGTCTTCTGCGGACCCGGAGCTGTGAGGAATGAAACGCAGTTCGACGGTCTCGGTGCCTTCGTCGTCGCTGCCCTGCGAAACCAGTACCGAGCTGACCCGGTCGCCGATGGCCAGCCCATCGTCGGTCGGACACGTGAGCGTCGCGCGCACCGCCGGACCGTCGTCGAGCACGATCACCCCAACCGTGAAAGGCGCTTCGATTCCCCCTCCCATGTGCAGGTGCACCGTGGCAAACGCGGCGAGTTCACCGGCGCCGGCCAGTTCCCGTTTCTCGAGCGCTTCGGGCTGGGCGCCGCAGGCTTCGCATCCATAGGGATTGGGAGGAAAGGCCAGGTGTCCGCAGCCGGTGCAGTGCTGTCCAATCAACGCGGGCTGTTCGCCGCTCGCGCGATAAAGACCGGGATGGGCGACCTGTCGTTCCAGTTCCGGCATGGCTCCTCCTCTGCGCCTGCGGGGCTCCGCAGGCGTTCGGTCGTTCTCGCACGTTCTGGATGAGTTGGCCAATCATACGTTTAACTTGCTATACGATCAACAACTATCTAGAGTAATCCTATGGCCGAAAAGCAAAGAACCCAGAGCGAGCGACGGGCGCTTTCGGAGCGGCGTCTGCTCGAAGCTGCGGAACAGCTGATCGCTGAAAAGGGTTCGAGCCGCACCACACTGGCCGAGATCGGTGAGCGCGCGGGTTACAGCCGAGGCCTGGCGAACCAGCGCTTTGGCTCGAAGCGCGAACTGGTCGATGCGCTTGCTCGGCGCCTCCAGAGGCGCTTGTTCGAGGAGACGCTCTTGCCCGCCCTGGCCGGTGAGAGCGGACTCGCTGCCCTGCTGCTCATCGTCGATGTCTGTCTGGGCGCGCTCGAGACTGAAGGTGAGACCGCCCGCGCCTTCTACGTGTTGATGGGCGAATCGCTCGGCCCGGTGCCGGAGATTCGCGATATGGTGGCCGCGGCAAACCGCGAGTTCCGCGCCCACGTCGAGCGCGAGATCAAGCTAGGCATCGAGGCGCATGAGATCCGGCCCGACATTGACGTGGCGGCACAGACCGGGCTCATCGTCGGTGCGCTGCGCGGAATCGTTATGCAGTGGCTCGTCGATCCGGACTCCGTCGACCTCACGAGCTTGCGCCTGGAATTGCACCGGTCGCTTGGGCGTACACTGGGCGTGCACCCTGGTTGAGGAGGACCCGCAATGCTCTCCCCCTACCGTGTAATCGACTTGACCGACGAGCGAGGCCTGGCTTGCGGTTGCGTACTTGCAGATCTCGGCGCGGACGTCTTGCAGGTCGAACCCTCCGGCGGTTCGAGTGCGCGCAAGCGCGGCCCGTTCCTCAAGCACGACCCGGATCCCGAACGCTCGCTTCACTGGCTGGCGTACGCTCGCAACAAGCGCAGCCTGGAACTCGACCTGGAGGACGCCGAGGCACGAGCCAAGTTGCTCCGACTGATCGACGGTGCCGAATTCCTGATCGAGTCGCAGGGTGCCGAGACGATGGCCAGGCTAGGTCTGGGCTACGACGATCTGGCGCTGCGCAATCCGGGGCTCGTGTACGTCTCGATCACGGCCTTTGGACCCGATGGCCCGAAGGCGGACTACGCGGCGACCGATCTGATCGTGCAGGCTGCATCGGGATCGATGGTGCTCAACGGCGAGGCTGACCGCGCACCACTGCGCGTGGGCGGCATTTCGGCCTGGACCTATGCCGGAATGGAGGCTGCGGGAGCTGCTTTGATCGCGCATTGCGAACGCGTTCGCAGTGGCCGGGGTCAACATGTCAACGTGTCGGGACTGCTCTCGACTAATCTCGCCGCGGTGTTTTCGCTTGTGTCCGGTTCGCAAGGCGGCTCCAGAGCCCAACGCGCTGGAGGAGGCCTGAACCTGGGCCCGCTGCGCACGCCGTTCATCTGGGAAGCGGCCGATGGCTTCGCATCTCTCACCCTGATGTTCAGCGGGCCCGGTGCCCCATTCTTCCGCAATCTTCTGGACTGGATGCACGATGAAGGCGTGCTCGACGCGCAGGATGTCGAGCGCGATTGGGCCGATCTGGTCGCACAGATCATCATGGCAAAGGCCGAAGCCTCACCGTTCGATACGCTGATGGAGCGCATAGCGACGCTCCTGCGCGGGCGGACCAAGGCGGAACTTTTCGATGTGGCCATGGCGCGCAAACTGCTGCTGGTCCCCGTCTCTACCGTCGAAGACGTGTTACAGAGTGCGCAGTTCGCGGATCGGGAATTCTGGCGCGAGCTGGAGCGGGACGGTCGGAGCCTGCGCTATCCCGGGCCGTTCGCACGACTGTCGCACACGCCGCTCCAACAGCGCCGACCGGCGCCACGAATTGGCGAGCACACACGGGAGATCCTCGCCGAATCGCTCCGGTCACCTGGAGGTGTGCACTCCGTCTCAACCAATTCTGCGGCGCGGGAACTGCCTCTCGCGGGACTCAAAGTTCTCGACTTCATGTGGGTGATGGCGGGGCCTCATTCCACGCGTGTGCTCACGGACTACGGCGCCACCGTCATCAAGGTCGAGTCCTCGAGCCCGCTGGATCTGGCGCGCGTCCTGCCACCCTTCCACCAGGGCGTTCCCGGACCCGAGAACTCCCTTACGTTCGGTTCGCTCAACGCCGGAAAGCGCAGCCTCTCGATCGACCTGCGAAACCCGCAGACGCGGGCGATCGTGCACGACCTCGTGCGTTGGGCCGACGTGGTGGCAGAGTCGTTTTCGGCTGGCGTGATGAAGGGACTGGGTCTGGACTACGAGTCCCTGCGTCAGATCAATCCCAATATGATCATGATGAGCAGCTGTCTGTTCGGACAGACGGGACCGATCTCCTCCATCGCGGGCTACGGCACGATGGGCGCTGCAGTGGCGGGACTCGTGCAGCCCACCGGGTGGCCCGATCGGCCGCCCTGCGGGCCCTTTGGCCCCTATACCGACTGGCTCGCACCGCGTCTCACCGTACCGGTGTTGTTGGCCGCACTGGACCATCGGCGCCGCACCGGACAGGGACAGCACGTGGACCAGGCGCAAGCGGAATCCGCACTTCACTTCATGGTTCCGGCATTGCTCGACTACGAGGCCAACGGCGCGGTGATCGACCGCGTTGCAAATACCGACAAACAAATGTCGCCGCACGGCGTTTATCCCGCCGACGGTGACGACGAGTGGGTGGCGATCGCGGTACGCGACGACGCAGACTGGGTGCAGCTCTGTGTGACGCTCGGTCGTCGCGACCTCGAGTCGGACGCGCGCCTGATGTCTTTGGAAGGTCGTCTCGAACGCGCTGAAGAGATCGACGCGGCCCTTACAGAGTGGACTCGTGCGCGTGAAGCCTCGCAGAGCGAGCGCGAATTGCAGAAGGTGGGTGTTCCCGCGCACGCTGTCGTGCACGCGAAGCGCGCGTCGCAGGAGCCGCAGTACGACGGTCATTTCATCGAGGCGTCGCACTCGCTTCTCGGAGCGATGTTCGTCGAGTCCTCGCGCTACCGGCTCTCGCATACCCCGGCGCGTGTCGAGCGCGCTGGGCCGACGATCGGACAGGATACTCATGTGATCTTGAGCGAGTTGCTCGGTTACGACGACGCGCGAATCGAAGCCCTCAGGGATGCCGGAGCACTCGGTTAGATAGGAGACGCCAGAAGATGGAATTCGAACTCAATCAAGAGCAGCAGATTCTGCGCGAGGAACTTCGAAAATTCCTCGATGCGGAAATTCAACCGCTCGACGATCGCTGGGGTGACGAGGAGATGACCGCCGAGCACGCCCGCGAGTTCTGCAAGAAGCTGATCCCCTGGGGCTATATGGGCGGAGACGATGCGGGGCTGGGAGTCAAACGCGACGCGACTGTCGGATGCATCTTGAACGAAGAACTCGCTCGGGCATTTCCTGCACTTTCCGGAGTCTCGGGCATGACCGCAGGAACGGCCTCGATGATCGAGATGGGTGGGCACCCGGAGGTGGCGGCGCGCCTCGTCGAGCCCCTCCGGCGCAGCGAACTCATCGGTTGCAATGCCTTCACCGAGCCTAGCGTCGGCTCCGATCCGTCGGGTATCGAGTGTCGCGCCGAAAAGAGGGGCGATCGCTGGATCGTCAATGGCGCCAAGGCGTGGATCTCGAATGGACATATCGCCGATATCGCGATCGTGTTGCTTCAGACCGATCCATCAAAGGGTGCGGCGGGTTTTCGTCAGCTCGTGATCGACCGCCGGGAGTCGGCCTTCGAGAGTCGCGACACGCCGACGATCGGACTGCGCGCCTTTCCCACTTCGGAGCTTTTCTTCAATGACGTGGAGGTTCCGGAGATCAACCTGATCGGGGGTTGGAAGAAGGGCAAGGGCGATGTCGATGCCTCGACCGCGTTTGCTCGCACACTCGCGATGATCGCCGGTGTTCGCGCAAATACCGCGTTGCTGGCGGTCGGCATCGCGCAGCGCGCATTCGAGATCGCACTCGACTACGTCAAGCAACGCCGCCAGTTCGGCAAGGAGATCGCTCGTCACCAGATGGTCTCGGCGATGATCGCAGACATGGCGACCGACATAGATGCTTCGCGTCTGCTCTGTTATCGGGCGTTGCACAAGCGCGGTCGACCCGAGGTCGAGGCGTCGATGGCCAAGGGGTTCGCAACAGAGGCTGCGGTACGCGTCTGTTCGACCGCCATGCAGTGCATGGGTGCGAACGGGCTCGCCGACGAGAACCGCGTCGAGCGCTGCCTGCGCGACGCGCGAATGTTGACGATCCCCGACGGGACCACACAGATCCAGAAACTGATTGTCGGCCGGGCGCTCACTGGAATGTCCGCGATCCGTTAGGAGAGAACATGAGCGAAGAGATTCTAGACCTGAAAGGACGAATTGCCCTCGTCACCGGTGCGGGCCAGGGTGTGGGGCGCCAGGTGGCCCTCCATTTCGGCGCTCATGGCGCAGGCGGAGTGGTGGTGAACGACGCCCGTCTGGAGCGTGCCGAGGCCGTGGCGAAAGAAGTCGAAGCGCTCGGCGTTCGCGCGCTGGCCATCGGTGCCGACGTGACCGATCGCGAGGCCGTGAACGAGATGACCCGACGCGCGGCCGCCGATCTCGGCCCGGTTGGCATCCTGGTCAATAACGCGGGCAATATGGGCATCGATCCGGCCCAGGTCGAACCCAAGCCATTCTGGGATGCGAGTCGCGAGTCGTGGGATGCCTTCATCGACGTGAACCTGTACGGCGTCTTGAATTGCTCGAGTGCGGTCATTCCCGGAATGATCGAAAGTGGAACGGGCGGGCGGCTGATCACCATCATTTCCGACGCCGGTCGCGTGGGTGAGCAGAACCTCGAGATCTATTCGGCCGCCAAGGCTGGCGCGGCGGGTTTCATCCGCGCGGCTGCTCGGTCGCTCGGTCGCTACGAGATCACGGCAAACTGTGTTGCGATCGGGACGACACGAACGCCGACGCTCGCCGCTGTGACCGAGAACGAGGAACTCGGCAAGCGGGTGTTGCGCAACTACACGATTCGCCGCTTCGGTGAGCCGAGTGACATCGCGAACATGGTGCTCTTTCTCGCATCCGAGGCTGCGAGCTGGATTACGGGCCAGACCTACCCGGTAAATGGCGGCTTCTCCTTCTCGATGTGAGGAAATGATGATGAGCAAAACGAGTGAAGAACTGATCCTGACCGAGACCCGCGGCCACGTGTTGCTCGTGACGATCAACCGGCCCGAGGCGCGCAACTCTTTCGACGGTGCGACGGCGTCCGCGATGGAGGCCGCAATGGATCGTTTCGAGGCGGACCCGGATCTGCGTGTTGGAATCCTCACGGGTGCGGGGCAGGCGTTCTCAGCAGGACAGGACCTGAAGGCGGCCGCGCGCGGCGACATGGGTGTGACGCGAAAGCGAGGAGGCTTCGGGATCATGACGCAGCCGCCAAACAAGCCACTGATCGCAGCCGTCGAAGGGCATGCGGTGGCCGGTGGATTGGAACTCTGCCTCTCCTGCGATCTGATCGTCGCCTCGCGCGACGCACGCATGGGCATTCCCGAAGTACGCCACAATCTGGTGGCGGTCGGCGGGGCTCTGTTCCGATTGCCACGCCGCATCCCTTATCACCTGGTGATGGAACTCGCGCTCACGGCCGACACCTGGACGGCCGAGCGAATGCACGAACTCGGGCTCGTGAATCGCCTGGCGGATCCCGGCAAGGCGCTCGACGTGGCCTTTGAACTGGCCAAACAGGTGCTTGCGAACGGTCCGCTCGCCCTGGCCGCCAGCAAGCAGATCATTCAGCGTTCTGGCGAGTGGACGGATGAAGAGGCCTGGCGCGAACAGATGAAGATCGCGCAGCCGGTCATGCAATCCGAGGACACCCGCGAGGGCTTGGCCGCCTTCGCCCAGAAGCGAGAGCCGGTCTGGAAGAGCCGTTAGTCGCTCGCACTAGTGTCCCGTTCCAGAAGCCCGGTGACTATCCCGGTGCCCGGACGCCACGCGGGATTAGAGGGCAACCGCCCGGATGAAGCGCCAGTGGTGGGTAAACTCGACCGCCTCTCCCCGTAGGCAGAGGTCGATTCCCGCCTCGGACTTCGCTCTGGCCAATGCGCGCATCACTTCGCGCAGGGGTTCGATCGATCTCGCATCCGACACGATCGCGGCCCACTCATCGAAGTTCCGCAGATTCGCCCAGGCCTCGATGGTCTCGATGTGAAATCCCGCCGACTCGATTGCGGCGCTGATCTCCGCTTCGTTCAGGAATCGGCAGTGCGAAGGATCGCGCAGCCGTTCGAGAGAGTTGTGCAGACGTGCCTCTGCAGGCTCGTTGGACGCGACGACGTCTCCTACGACGAGGCTCCCTCCGACGCGCACCACCCGATGCAGTTCGCCGAGTACCCGTTCTGGGATCGGAAAGTGGTGGATCGAAAGGCGGGTGACCGCTGCCGCGAACGCCCCGTCATCGAAGGGCAGGGAGGCCGCGTCGGCCTCGCGAAACTCGGCGGATCCGCGTTCGAGATCGCGACACGCATCACGTGCGTGGG is a genomic window containing:
- a CDS encoding crotonase/enoyl-CoA hydratase family protein → MSKTSEELILTETRGHVLLVTINRPEARNSFDGATASAMEAAMDRFEADPDLRVGILTGAGQAFSAGQDLKAAARGDMGVTRKRGGFGIMTQPPNKPLIAAVEGHAVAGGLELCLSCDLIVASRDARMGIPEVRHNLVAVGGALFRLPRRIPYHLVMELALTADTWTAERMHELGLVNRLADPGKALDVAFELAKQVLANGPLALAASKQIIQRSGEWTDEEAWREQMKIAQPVMQSEDTREGLAAFAQKREPVWKSR
- a CDS encoding methyltransferase domain-containing protein — protein: MSDPFEGDSQDTLASTRREFAQQADAMSRAAAFNASQAIEPFVRLLGSTPDGPVLDLACGPGIVSFALAQTGMQIVGVDTTAEMLSHARDACRDLERGSAEFREADAASLPFDDGAFAAAVTRLSIHHFPIPERVLGELHRVVRVGGSLVVGDVVASNEPAEARLHNSLERLRDPSHCRFLNEAEISAAIESAGFHIETIEAWANLRNFDEWAAIVSDARSIEPLREVMRALARAKSEAGIDLCLRGEAVEFTHHWRFIRAVAL
- a CDS encoding CoA transferase, with amino-acid sequence MLSPYRVIDLTDERGLACGCVLADLGADVLQVEPSGGSSARKRGPFLKHDPDPERSLHWLAYARNKRSLELDLEDAEARAKLLRLIDGAEFLIESQGAETMARLGLGYDDLALRNPGLVYVSITAFGPDGPKADYAATDLIVQAASGSMVLNGEADRAPLRVGGISAWTYAGMEAAGAALIAHCERVRSGRGQHVNVSGLLSTNLAAVFSLVSGSQGGSRAQRAGGGLNLGPLRTPFIWEAADGFASLTLMFSGPGAPFFRNLLDWMHDEGVLDAQDVERDWADLVAQIIMAKAEASPFDTLMERIATLLRGRTKAELFDVAMARKLLLVPVSTVEDVLQSAQFADREFWRELERDGRSLRYPGPFARLSHTPLQQRRPAPRIGEHTREILAESLRSPGGVHSVSTNSAARELPLAGLKVLDFMWVMAGPHSTRVLTDYGATVIKVESSSPLDLARVLPPFHQGVPGPENSLTFGSLNAGKRSLSIDLRNPQTRAIVHDLVRWADVVAESFSAGVMKGLGLDYESLRQINPNMIMMSSCLFGQTGPISSIAGYGTMGAAVAGLVQPTGWPDRPPCGPFGPYTDWLAPRLTVPVLLAALDHRRRTGQGQHVDQAQAESALHFMVPALLDYEANGAVIDRVANTDKQMSPHGVYPADGDDEWVAIAVRDDADWVQLCVTLGRRDLESDARLMSLEGRLERAEEIDAALTEWTRAREASQSERELQKVGVPAHAVVHAKRASQEPQYDGHFIEASHSLLGAMFVESSRYRLSHTPARVERAGPTIGQDTHVILSELLGYDDARIEALRDAGALG
- a CDS encoding TetR family transcriptional regulator, whose protein sequence is MAEKQRTQSERRALSERRLLEAAEQLIAEKGSSRTTLAEIGERAGYSRGLANQRFGSKRELVDALARRLQRRLFEETLLPALAGESGLAALLLIVDVCLGALETEGETARAFYVLMGESLGPVPEIRDMVAAANREFRAHVEREIKLGIEAHEIRPDIDVAAQTGLIVGALRGIVMQWLVDPDSVDLTSLRLELHRSLGRTLGVHPG
- a CDS encoding SDR family oxidoreductase; translated protein: MSEEILDLKGRIALVTGAGQGVGRQVALHFGAHGAGGVVVNDARLERAEAVAKEVEALGVRALAIGADVTDREAVNEMTRRAAADLGPVGILVNNAGNMGIDPAQVEPKPFWDASRESWDAFIDVNLYGVLNCSSAVIPGMIESGTGGRLITIISDAGRVGEQNLEIYSAAKAGAAGFIRAAARSLGRYEITANCVAIGTTRTPTLAAVTENEELGKRVLRNYTIRRFGEPSDIANMVLFLASEAASWITGQTYPVNGGFSFSM
- a CDS encoding acyl-CoA/acyl-ACP dehydrogenase, yielding MEFELNQEQQILREELRKFLDAEIQPLDDRWGDEEMTAEHAREFCKKLIPWGYMGGDDAGLGVKRDATVGCILNEELARAFPALSGVSGMTAGTASMIEMGGHPEVAARLVEPLRRSELIGCNAFTEPSVGSDPSGIECRAEKRGDRWIVNGAKAWISNGHIADIAIVLLQTDPSKGAAGFRQLVIDRRESAFESRDTPTIGLRAFPTSELFFNDVEVPEINLIGGWKKGKGDVDASTAFARTLAMIAGVRANTALLAVGIAQRAFEIALDYVKQRRQFGKEIARHQMVSAMIADMATDIDASRLLCYRALHKRGRPEVEASMAKGFATEAAVRVCSTAMQCMGANGLADENRVERCLRDARMLTIPDGTTQIQKLIVGRALTGMSAIR
- a CDS encoding thiolase family protein, producing MARTLRELRPVRVVGIGLHRYQRAGDTPYVTLGLTAVREALADAGLQWRDVESVYNGTAMLGMAPTRPMLRHLGATGIPMAQVENASASGSTAFAQACLEVASGISDVALAMGVDKPGPMAIAGAKAGIRDLVGARVAPFTHFALLSNEYMHRYGVRPEQVAQVAVKNSRNGAANPYAQRQKVRSLEEVLAPPQISGTLTRLQCCPIGEGAAAVIVASDDAIRRLGLAASRAPRVLASVTRTESVYPGAKNFDAELTSETTSLAYEQAGVGPQDLDLIECHDAFAVEELLYVEAMGLCGEGEGAAMLANGDTAIGGRCAVSASGGLLSMGHPIGPTGAGQICELTRQLRGEAGPRQQPEARTGLAHMVGIGAVCVVHVLQRD